In the genome of Ammospiza nelsoni isolate bAmmNel1 chromosome 7, bAmmNel1.pri, whole genome shotgun sequence, one region contains:
- the ORC4 gene encoding origin recognition complex subunit 4 isoform X2 codes for MRPPPRPSSARAPASLREPRMQPMKPSAMSKRKLRESSGESAECISQVQKILRERFCHHCAAGKLFGMEQQYRHLLELLKRTTVHGESNSALVIGPRGSGKSALLNHVLKDLREVEQVRENLLEVHLNGLLQTNDNVALKEITRQLQLENVVGDKVFGSFAENLAFLLEALRKGDRTSSCPILFVLDEFDLFVHHKNQSLLYNLFDISQSAQTPVTVIGLTCRQDILELLEKRVKSRFSHRQIYLMNSFDFKQYMKIFKKQLSLPAEFPDESFAQKWNNNVQHLSEDKTVQGVLQNLFQHTKDLRSLHSLLMLASSAVTVHHPLLTAADLQEASRQHSTDSKANIVHGLSVLEICLIIAMKHLNEVYDGEPFNFQMVYNEFQKFIQRKAHSMYNFEKPVVMKAFEHLLQLELVQPLERPSARAQREFLLLKLLLDSSQIMEALQVYPNCPTDVKQWATSSLSWL; via the exons GTGCAGAAAATCCTTCGGGAAAGGTTCTGTCAccactgtgctgctgggaagctgtttgggatggagcagcagtacag ACatttgctggagctgctgaaaagAACCACGGTGCACGGGGAGAGCAATTCGGCCCTGGTGATCGGCCCCCGGGGCTCCGGGAAATCCGCG TTATTAAATCATGTTTTAAAAGACCTCAGGGAAGTGGAACAAGTGAGAGAGAACCTCTTGGAAGTCCATCTGAATG ggCTTCTGCAGACCAATGATAACGTGGCCCTGAAGGAGATcaccaggcagctgcagctggaaaatgtGGTTGGGGACAAAGTTTTT GGCAGTTTTGCTGAGAACCTTGCCTTCCTCCTTGAAGCTCTGAGGAAAG GAGACAGAACCAGCAGCTGCCCAATTCTGTTTGTCCTGGATGAGTTTGATTTGTTTGTGCACCACAAGAATCAGAGCCTGCTCTACAACCTGTTTGACATCTCCCAGTCTGCACAAACCCCAGTGACAGTCATTGGGCTCACCTGCAGGCAG gATATCCTGGAGCTTTTGGAGAAGAGAGTGAAGTCAAGGTTCTCCCACAGACAGATATATTTGATGAATTCCTTTGATTTTAAACAATACATGAAGATATTTAAGAAACAGCTTTCTCTTCCTGCTGAATTTCCTGATGAGTCTTTTGCACAAAAATGGAACAATAATGTTCAg CATCTCTCAGAGGATAAAACCGTGCAGGGGGTGCTGCAGAACCTCTTCCAGCACACCAAGGACCTGCGCTCGCTGCACTCGCTGCTG atgcTGGCCAGCAGCGCCGTGACCGTGCACCACCCCCTGCTGACGGCTGCAGACCTGCAGGaggccagcaggcagcacagcaccGACTCCAAGGCCAACATTGTCCATG GTCTGTCTGTGCTGGAAATCTGCCTCATCATAGCCATGAAACACCTGAATGAGGTCTATGATGGAGAACCCTTCAACTTCCAGATGGTTTACAATG AATTCCAGAAGTTCATCCAGAGGAAGGCACACTCTATGTACAACTTTGAGAAGCCAGTTGTCATGAAG GCCTTTGagcacctgctgcagctggagctggtgcaGCCGCTGGAGCGGCCGTCGGCGCGGGCGCAGCGCGAGTTCctgctgctgaagctgctgctggacagcagccagatCATGGAGGCGCTGCAGGTGTACCCCAACTGCCCCACGGACGTCAAGCAGTGGGCAACCTCCTCCCTCAGCTGGCTCTGA